One Nocardia farcinica genomic region harbors:
- a CDS encoding acetoin reductase, translated as MSVVLVTGGGRGIGRGIALRLARDGHDLALVDLDPSTLAAVADEIRETGRAATTFVADVSDRDQVFAAVDHAYTALGGFDVMVNNAGIAQVAPIDDVRPADVDTIWRVNIDGVLWGIQAAAAKFRALGQKGKIVNASSIAGHDGFAMLGVYSATKFAVRALTQAAAKEYAAHGITVNAYCPGVVGTDMWVTIDRRFAELTGAAEGETYAKFVDGIALGRAQTPEDVAALVSYLAGPDSDYMTGQSILIDGGLVFR; from the coding sequence ATGAGCGTCGTCCTCGTCACCGGCGGCGGGCGCGGAATCGGCCGCGGCATCGCCCTGCGCCTGGCCCGCGACGGCCACGACCTCGCGCTCGTCGACCTCGACCCGTCCACGCTCGCCGCGGTCGCCGACGAAATCCGCGAGACCGGCCGGGCGGCAACGACCTTCGTCGCCGACGTGAGCGACCGCGATCAGGTGTTCGCCGCCGTCGACCACGCGTACACCGCGCTCGGCGGATTCGACGTGATGGTGAACAACGCGGGCATCGCCCAGGTCGCCCCGATCGACGACGTCCGCCCGGCCGACGTCGACACGATCTGGCGCGTCAACATCGACGGTGTGCTGTGGGGCATCCAGGCCGCCGCGGCGAAGTTCCGGGCGCTGGGACAGAAGGGCAAGATCGTCAACGCCTCCTCCATCGCCGGACACGACGGCTTCGCGATGCTCGGCGTCTACAGCGCGACCAAGTTCGCCGTGCGCGCCCTCACCCAGGCCGCGGCGAAGGAGTACGCGGCGCACGGCATCACCGTCAACGCCTACTGCCCCGGCGTGGTCGGCACGGACATGTGGGTCACCATCGACCGCCGCTTCGCCGAGCTCACCGGCGCGGCCGAAGGCGAGACCTACGCCAAGTTCGTCGACGGCATCGCGCTCGGGCGCGCCCAGACGCCCGAGGACGTCGCGGCGCTGGTCTCCTACCTGGCCGGGCCCGACTCCGACTACATGACCGGACAGTCGATCCTCATCGACGGCGGCCTGGTCTTCCGCTGA
- a CDS encoding ABC transporter permease, whose translation MTVTTGSLTTAAPPAVRPGAERRAERLRLLGQPLVVLLLTAGVLVWAFRRELTVTQQASLNARTIATVTWQHILITAAVMLIVVVVAVPLGTLLTRPRYRRLAPVFLGIANIGASAPAIGLIVLCYLLTRTTGFWVGVAPIAFYALLPVLRNTILGYQQVDPIVVDAGRGQGMSAATVLRRIEFPLAVPYILAGLRTSLVLAVGTATLSFLVSAGGLGILIDTGYKLRDTVTLVVGAVLAVALALLVDWLGALAEEFLGPRGLT comes from the coding sequence ATGACCGTCACGACCGGATCGCTCACCACCGCGGCCCCGCCCGCCGTCCGGCCCGGCGCCGAGCGGCGCGCCGAACGACTGCGCCTGCTCGGGCAGCCGCTGGTGGTGCTGCTGCTCACCGCGGGCGTGCTGGTGTGGGCGTTCCGCCGGGAGCTCACCGTCACCCAGCAGGCCAGTCTCAACGCGCGCACCATCGCCACCGTCACCTGGCAGCACATCCTCATCACGGCCGCGGTCATGCTCATCGTCGTGGTCGTCGCGGTGCCGCTGGGCACGCTGCTGACCCGGCCGCGATATCGGCGGCTCGCGCCGGTGTTCCTCGGAATCGCCAACATCGGCGCCTCCGCCCCCGCGATCGGGTTGATCGTGCTGTGCTATCTGCTCACCCGCACCACCGGGTTCTGGGTCGGCGTGGCGCCCATCGCCTTCTACGCGCTGCTTCCGGTGCTGCGCAACACCATTCTCGGGTATCAGCAGGTGGACCCGATCGTCGTCGACGCCGGACGCGGCCAGGGCATGTCGGCGGCGACGGTGCTGCGCCGCATCGAGTTCCCGCTCGCCGTCCCCTACATTCTCGCGGGTCTGCGCACGTCGTTGGTGCTGGCCGTGGGCACCGCGACACTGTCGTTCCTGGTCAGCGCGGGCGGCCTGGGCATCCTCATCGATACCGGCTACAAGCTGCGCGACACGGTGACGCTGGTGGTCGGCGCGGTGCTCGCGGTCGCGCTGGCGCTGCTGGTGGACTGGCTGGGCGCACTGGCCGAGGAGTTCCTCGGCCCGCGAGGGCTGACATGA
- a CDS encoding glycine betaine ABC transporter substrate-binding protein, with the protein MTGRLLALVAALLLAAGCGLQSGGAVPLRVGPGSIRPVPELDGVAVTVGSKDFTEQNILGYLIEFALSAAGADVRDLTNIQGSNSLRDAQLHGQIDIAYDYTGTGWINYLGNETPIPDERAQFDQLRAADLAEHGMLWTAMAPMNNTYALVTSRRTQQETGVVTLSDYARLIERDPAAAATCVGTEFNVRQDGFPGLARKYGIDAGRVRKQIVQDALVYQATADATRCRFGSVAATDGRIPALDLVLLHDDLGFFPKYNAALVMRADFAEAHPQIATLMAPISARLTNEAVTELNRQVDVEGREPAEVARDWMIAQGLVTAG; encoded by the coding sequence ATGACCGGCCGCCTGCTCGCCCTCGTCGCCGCGCTGTTGCTGGCCGCGGGATGCGGATTGCAGTCCGGCGGCGCGGTGCCGCTGCGCGTGGGACCGGGCAGCATCCGCCCGGTGCCCGAACTCGACGGTGTCGCGGTCACCGTCGGCTCCAAGGACTTCACCGAACAGAACATTCTCGGCTACCTCATCGAATTCGCGCTGTCGGCGGCCGGCGCCGACGTGCGCGACCTGACCAACATCCAGGGCTCCAACAGCCTGCGCGACGCCCAACTGCACGGCCAGATCGACATCGCCTACGACTACACCGGCACCGGCTGGATCAACTACCTCGGCAACGAGACACCCATCCCCGACGAGCGCGCCCAGTTCGACCAGCTGCGAGCCGCCGACCTCGCCGAACACGGCATGCTGTGGACGGCGATGGCGCCGATGAACAACACCTACGCCCTCGTCACCAGCAGACGCACCCAGCAGGAGACCGGCGTGGTCACCCTGTCGGACTACGCTCGCCTGATCGAGCGCGATCCCGCTGCCGCCGCGACCTGCGTCGGCACCGAGTTCAACGTCCGCCAGGACGGTTTCCCCGGCCTGGCCCGCAAGTACGGCATCGACGCGGGCAGGGTGCGCAAACAGATCGTGCAGGACGCCCTGGTCTACCAGGCCACCGCCGATGCCACCCGGTGCCGTTTCGGCTCGGTCGCCGCCACCGACGGCCGCATCCCCGCCCTCGACCTGGTCCTGCTGCACGACGATCTGGGCTTCTTCCCGAAATACAATGCGGCACTGGTCATGCGGGCGGATTTCGCCGAAGCCCACCCGCAGATCGCGACCCTCATGGCGCCGATCTCGGCCCGGCTGACCAATGAAGCCGTCACCGAACTGAATCGACAGGTCGACGTCGAGGGCCGCGAACCCGCCGAGGTCGCGCGCGACTGGATGATCGCCCAGGGCTTGGTCACCGCCGGATGA
- a CDS encoding ABC transporter ATP-binding protein produces MTDTATPTAAPAVSGVEIVLDAVTKRYPGHPEPAVDEVSMTIPAGQIVVLVGPSGCGKTTTLRMINRLIEPTSGTITIGGRDALTMDPDRLRRGIGYSIQQAGLFPHMTVAKNVATVPGLVGWDRARIDARVDEMLALVGLDPATYRDRYPRQLSGGQQQRVGVARALAADPPVLLMDEPFGAVDPITRGALQDELLRLQAELGKTIVFVTHDFGEAVKLGDRIAVLGARSRILQYDTPAAILAAPADETVAGFVGANAALEQLTLTRVADVGLGDCPIADEDAPVATLRRALAGADRPWALILDSARRPLRWVDAEQLAGADSLTGIGTPVGDTVSASSTLQDALAAMLATATATAVVTGAGGEYRGLVTIDTLVGHLSALRAGSAGRG; encoded by the coding sequence GTGACTGACACCGCAACGCCCACCGCAGCCCCGGCGGTGTCGGGGGTCGAGATCGTGCTCGACGCGGTCACCAAACGCTATCCCGGACATCCCGAACCGGCGGTGGACGAGGTCTCGATGACCATCCCGGCCGGGCAGATCGTCGTGCTGGTCGGCCCGTCGGGGTGCGGGAAGACCACCACCCTGCGCATGATCAACCGGCTCATCGAGCCGACCTCGGGCACGATCACCATCGGCGGCCGCGACGCCCTCACCATGGACCCCGATCGGCTGCGCCGCGGCATCGGCTACTCGATCCAGCAGGCCGGACTGTTCCCGCACATGACCGTGGCCAAGAATGTCGCCACCGTGCCCGGCCTGGTGGGCTGGGATCGGGCGCGGATCGACGCGCGGGTGGACGAGATGCTGGCCCTGGTCGGTCTCGACCCGGCGACCTACCGCGACCGGTATCCGCGGCAGCTCTCCGGCGGTCAGCAGCAGCGGGTGGGGGTGGCGCGGGCGCTCGCCGCGGATCCGCCGGTGCTGCTGATGGACGAACCGTTCGGCGCGGTCGATCCGATCACCCGCGGCGCGCTGCAGGACGAACTGCTGCGGTTGCAAGCCGAACTGGGCAAGACCATCGTGTTCGTCACCCACGATTTCGGCGAGGCCGTGAAGCTCGGTGACCGGATCGCGGTGCTGGGCGCCCGGTCCCGGATCCTGCAGTACGACACGCCCGCGGCGATCCTGGCCGCTCCCGCCGACGAGACGGTGGCGGGTTTCGTCGGCGCGAACGCGGCGCTCGAGCAGCTCACGCTGACCCGTGTCGCGGACGTGGGACTCGGTGACTGCCCGATCGCCGACGAGGACGCGCCCGTCGCCACCCTGCGGCGGGCACTGGCGGGCGCGGACCGGCCGTGGGCGCTGATCCTCGACAGCGCGCGCAGGCCCCTGCGCTGGGTCGACGCCGAGCAGCTGGCCGGTGCGGACAGCCTGACGGGCATCGGAACCCCGGTCGGGGACACGGTTTCGGCGTCCTCGACGCTGCAGGACGCGTTGGCGGCGATGCTCGCCACGGCGACCGCGACCGCGGTGGTGACCGGCGCCGGTGGCGAGTACCGGGGCCTGGTCACCATCGACACCCTCGTCGGGCACCTCTCGGCGCTGCGCGCCGGATCGGCGGGCCGAGGATGA
- a CDS encoding ABC transporter permease, producing the protein MVDSYLHVSAVLQSLVLATLVAVVLGVLVYRSPLGSAAATAATSAILTVPSFALLGLLIPVLGLGVAPTIVALVVYALLPILRNTIIGLSSVDPSIVDAARGVGMNRLRVLARIELPLAWPAILTGMRVSTQLIMGILALAAYAKGPGLGNLIFSGLSRLGSPNAVPQALTGTVLIIVLALLLDGMFLVVGRLTTSEGIRD; encoded by the coding sequence ATGGTCGACTCCTATCTGCACGTGTCGGCGGTGCTGCAGTCGTTGGTGCTCGCCACCCTCGTCGCCGTGGTCCTCGGCGTGCTGGTCTACCGCAGTCCGCTCGGTTCCGCGGCGGCGACCGCGGCCACCAGCGCGATCCTCACGGTGCCGTCGTTCGCCTTGCTCGGCTTGCTGATTCCCGTCCTCGGCCTCGGCGTGGCCCCCACGATCGTGGCGCTGGTCGTGTACGCGCTGCTGCCGATCCTGCGCAACACCATCATCGGGTTGTCCTCGGTGGATCCGTCGATCGTCGACGCGGCGCGCGGCGTCGGCATGAACCGCCTGCGCGTGCTGGCCCGCATCGAGTTGCCGCTGGCGTGGCCCGCGATTCTCACCGGCATGCGGGTGAGCACCCAGTTGATCATGGGCATCCTGGCGCTGGCCGCCTACGCGAAAGGGCCCGGCCTCGGCAACCTCATCTTCTCCGGGCTGTCCCGGCTGGGCAGCCCGAACGCGGTGCCGCAGGCGTTGACCGGCACGGTGCTGATCATCGTGCTCGCGCTGTTGCTGGACGGCATGTTCCTGGTCGTCGGCCGTCTCACCACGTCGGAGGGGATCCGTGACTGA
- a CDS encoding NAD(P)H-dependent flavin oxidoreductase produces the protein MLGTPWSRSLGLRVPIVNAPMGGVAGGRLAAAVTAAGGLGMIGMGSSATAAALRRELDHVTGRFGIGLVDWVAAQEPALLDTALAARPALLAVSFGTDLSWAARARESGIRTATQVFTPDDARRAAAAGIDVLVARGAEGGGHGAVEMATLPLLDAVLAAVSVPVLAAGGIGSPASLAAVLAAGASGAWIGTHLAACTESTLSESARRAMIAAAGTDTVTTHAVDAALGYPWPPRFPARVLRNPFTDRWTGREHELRGDPEARRSLRAAIAADHPDQLPVDAGEGVGMVTSVRPVAEVIHELSSGAARLLHSVAPPHQR, from the coding sequence CTGCTCGGCACCCCGTGGTCGCGCTCGCTCGGCCTGCGGGTGCCGATCGTGAACGCCCCGATGGGTGGGGTGGCGGGCGGGCGCCTGGCGGCGGCGGTGACCGCGGCGGGCGGGCTCGGCATGATCGGAATGGGCAGCAGTGCGACGGCGGCGGCCCTGCGCCGCGAACTCGACCATGTCACCGGGCGATTCGGCATCGGCCTGGTCGACTGGGTCGCCGCGCAGGAACCCGCCTTGCTCGACACCGCCCTCGCCGCCCGGCCCGCGCTGCTCGCGGTGAGTTTCGGCACCGACCTGTCCTGGGCGGCCCGCGCCCGCGAGTCCGGAATCCGGACGGCCACCCAGGTTTTCACCCCCGACGACGCCCGCCGCGCCGCCGCCGCCGGTATCGACGTGCTGGTCGCCCGTGGCGCGGAGGGCGGCGGGCACGGCGCCGTCGAGATGGCGACTCTGCCCCTGCTCGACGCGGTGCTCGCCGCGGTCTCGGTCCCGGTGCTCGCCGCCGGTGGCATCGGCTCACCCGCGAGCCTGGCGGCCGTGCTCGCGGCCGGCGCGAGCGGCGCCTGGATCGGCACCCACCTGGCGGCCTGCACCGAATCGACCCTCTCCGAGTCCGCCCGCCGCGCCATGATCGCCGCCGCGGGCACCGACACCGTCACCACCCACGCCGTCGACGCCGCCCTCGGCTATCCGTGGCCGCCGCGCTTCCCCGCCCGCGTCCTGCGCAACCCCTTCACCGACCGCTGGACCGGCCGCGAGCACGAGCTGCGCGGCGACCCCGAAGCGCGCCGCTCCCTCCGCGCCGCCATCGCCGCCGACCACCCCGACCAGCTGCCCGTCGACGCGGGCGAGGGCGTCGGCATGGTCACGTCGGTCCGCCCGGTAGCCGAGGTGATCCACGAACTCTCCTCCGGCGCAGCGAGATTGCTCCATTCCGTCGCCCCGCCCCACCAGCGGTAA
- a CDS encoding 2,3-butanediol dehydrogenase, whose protein sequence is MRAAVYYGPNKVDVVDVPEPEPGPGEVKLRVGFNGICGTDLHEYYAGPIFVPTEPHPLTHRQLPLVLGHEFSGTVTEVGSGVTGIEPGDRVAVEPLYTCGHCGPCRAGTYNICRRIGFHGLMSDGGMAEYTVVPAHMIHRLPDSVPLELGALVEPMSVAYHAATLGDPKPEDTAMVFGAGPIGIGLWFALRAKGLDDIYVVEPSPTRRAAIEALGATTLDPTAIDVPAFIDNATDGAGADATYDAAGVQPAVETALACLGARRPLISVAIYEKPLTTPLQRLVMNESRIQGSLCYTSADYRAVIDLMAQGRYDATGWVETIALEQVIDEGFEALHAGTKMKVLVDPAEVAA, encoded by the coding sequence ATGCGAGCAGCTGTGTACTACGGCCCGAACAAGGTCGACGTCGTCGACGTACCGGAACCCGAGCCGGGGCCCGGCGAGGTGAAACTACGGGTGGGCTTCAACGGCATCTGCGGCACCGACCTGCACGAGTACTACGCCGGGCCGATCTTCGTGCCCACCGAACCGCATCCGCTCACCCACCGGCAGCTGCCGCTCGTGCTCGGACACGAGTTCTCCGGCACGGTCACCGAGGTCGGCAGCGGTGTCACCGGCATCGAGCCCGGCGACCGGGTCGCCGTCGAACCGCTCTACACCTGCGGCCACTGCGGCCCCTGCCGGGCGGGCACCTACAACATCTGCCGCCGGATCGGTTTCCACGGCCTGATGTCCGACGGCGGCATGGCCGAATACACCGTGGTCCCGGCCCACATGATCCATCGGCTGCCGGACTCGGTGCCGCTCGAGCTCGGCGCGCTCGTGGAGCCGATGTCGGTGGCCTACCACGCCGCCACGCTCGGTGATCCCAAGCCGGAGGACACCGCCATGGTCTTCGGCGCCGGACCGATCGGCATCGGGCTCTGGTTCGCGTTGCGCGCCAAGGGTCTCGACGACATCTACGTCGTGGAACCGTCGCCCACCCGACGCGCCGCGATCGAAGCGCTCGGCGCCACCACCCTCGACCCGACCGCGATCGACGTCCCCGCGTTCATCGACAACGCCACCGACGGCGCGGGCGCCGACGCGACCTACGACGCCGCGGGCGTGCAACCCGCGGTCGAGACCGCCCTGGCGTGCCTGGGCGCGCGCCGGCCGCTGATCAGCGTCGCCATCTACGAGAAGCCGCTGACCACACCGCTGCAACGGCTCGTCATGAACGAATCCCGCATCCAGGGCTCGCTGTGCTACACCTCCGCCGACTACCGCGCGGTCATCGACCTCATGGCGCAGGGCCGCTACGACGCCACCGGCTGGGTGGAGACGATCGCCCTCGAGCAGGTCATCGACGAGGGCTTCGAGGCGCTGCACGCGGGCACCAAGATGAAGGTGCTCGTCGATCCGGCGGAGGTGGCGGCATGA
- a CDS encoding FAD-dependent oxidoreductase: protein MSDVGDVRPERAAAISGWDDEADVVVVGYGVAGACAAIEAARAGAEVLVLERTGGWGGAAALSGGFIYLGGGTPLQKALGFDDSPENMETFLTAALGPGVDAAKIHDYCQGSVEHFEWLVAQGVVFKEEFWGEPGWEPPADQGLMFSGGENAAPFNTIATPAPRGHLPQMADKHTGDKGGGYMLMKPLVETAESLGVRAEFDVRLQRLVVDDDGRVVGVVARRYGKPVRVRARRGVVLATGSFAYNQEMVAVYTPLLVNRPAAAIEEHDGIGIRVAQALGAQLAHMDAIEVAIFADPQVIARGILVNGRGQRYIPEDSYPSHIGQSTLIRQNNEAFLILDEAGLEEALGTVSTFAASRNEPPTWVAESVAELESEMGFPDGVLQATVEVYNRHAKDGVDPVLGKKTQWVKPLGTPLAAFDLRGRTGGFTLGGVRTDLDSRVLHVAGDPIPGLFAAGRCTSGISAGGYVSGASLGDGSFYGRRAGRAAAQA from the coding sequence ATGTCGGATGTCGGAGATGTTCGCCCCGAGCGGGCCGCCGCGATCAGCGGATGGGACGACGAGGCCGACGTGGTGGTGGTCGGTTACGGGGTGGCGGGGGCGTGCGCGGCGATCGAGGCGGCGCGGGCGGGGGCGGAGGTGCTGGTACTGGAGCGCACCGGCGGGTGGGGTGGGGCGGCGGCGTTGTCGGGTGGGTTCATCTACCTCGGCGGTGGGACGCCGTTGCAGAAGGCGCTCGGGTTCGACGACAGCCCGGAGAACATGGAGACGTTCCTGACCGCGGCGCTGGGCCCCGGGGTGGATGCGGCGAAGATCCACGACTACTGCCAGGGCAGTGTCGAACATTTCGAGTGGCTGGTGGCGCAGGGGGTGGTGTTCAAGGAGGAGTTCTGGGGTGAGCCGGGCTGGGAGCCGCCCGCCGATCAGGGGCTGATGTTCTCCGGTGGTGAGAACGCCGCGCCGTTCAACACGATCGCCACGCCCGCCCCGCGCGGCCATCTGCCCCAGATGGCCGACAAGCACACCGGGGACAAGGGCGGTGGCTACATGTTGATGAAGCCGCTGGTCGAGACCGCCGAATCGCTGGGGGTGCGGGCGGAGTTCGACGTGCGGTTGCAGCGACTGGTGGTCGACGACGACGGGCGGGTGGTCGGCGTGGTCGCCCGACGGTACGGCAAGCCGGTGCGGGTGCGTGCCCGGCGGGGGGTGGTGCTGGCCACGGGCAGTTTCGCCTACAACCAGGAGATGGTGGCGGTGTACACGCCGCTGCTGGTGAACCGGCCCGCGGCCGCGATCGAGGAACACGACGGCATCGGTATCCGGGTGGCGCAGGCGCTGGGTGCGCAGTTGGCGCACATGGACGCCATCGAGGTGGCGATCTTCGCCGATCCGCAGGTGATCGCCCGCGGCATCCTGGTCAACGGGCGCGGGCAGCGCTACATCCCCGAGGACTCCTATCCCAGCCACATCGGGCAGTCGACGCTGATCCGGCAGAACAACGAGGCCTTCCTGATCCTGGACGAAGCCGGGCTCGAGGAAGCGCTGGGCACCGTGTCCACGTTCGCGGCCTCCCGCAATGAGCCGCCGACCTGGGTGGCCGAATCGGTGGCGGAGCTCGAATCGGAGATGGGTTTCCCGGACGGTGTGCTGCAGGCGACCGTCGAGGTCTACAACCGGCATGCCAAGGACGGTGTGGATCCGGTGCTGGGCAAGAAGACCCAGTGGGTCAAGCCGCTGGGTACGCCGTTGGCGGCGTTCGACTTGCGCGGCCGTACCGGCGGTTTCACCCTCGGTGGGGTGCGCACCGATCTGGATTCGCGGGTCCTGCACGTCGCCGGTGACCCGATCCCCGGCTTGTTCGCCGCGGGCCGCTGCACCTCCGGTATCAGCGCGGGTGGCTACGTCAGCGGCGCCTCGCTCGGCGACGGCAGCTTCTACGGCCGCCGCGCGGGACGCGCCGCCGCGCAGGCCTGA
- a CDS encoding flavin monoamine oxidase family protein codes for MDRSVDVVVVGAGIAGLVAARDLVRTGHEVLVLEARDRVGGRLLNAELPGGGPIEVGGQWVGPTQHRAMTLIHELGLQTFPTHDTGRAIAEIGSSRAEYTGAIPKLNPLALADVAQAQLRLDRLARRVARTDPWRAERAEALDAQTFDTWLRRTTYTAAGRSFFRVITEAVFAAGPEDLSALWASCYLGAGGGVDAMIGVAGGAQQDRVVGGTQAIAIALAGELGDRVVLGSPVSEVEWDEAGVRVRAGGGTVRARRAVVAVPPPLAARIRFSPGLPGDRDQLVQRMPMGRVVKVNVVYDEPFWRADGFSGQAVSDRRPLAVVFDNTPPAGSPGVLVGFLEGRHADACSRMDHPTRRAQVIDDLAGYFGPRARTPIDYIEKDWADEEYSRGCYGAFTAPGTLTRFGHALRPPIGPLHWAGTETATRWAGYIDGAAESGHRAAREIAAALDPRHDAARPSALR; via the coding sequence GTGGACAGATCGGTGGATGTCGTCGTCGTCGGCGCGGGGATCGCGGGACTGGTCGCCGCCCGCGACCTGGTGCGCACCGGACACGAGGTACTGGTCCTGGAAGCGCGGGACCGGGTGGGCGGGCGACTGCTCAATGCCGAGTTGCCCGGCGGCGGCCCGATCGAGGTCGGCGGGCAGTGGGTCGGCCCCACCCAGCATCGGGCGATGACGCTGATCCACGAGCTCGGTCTCCAGACCTTCCCGACCCACGACACGGGCCGCGCCATCGCCGAAATCGGCTCGTCGCGGGCGGAATACACCGGCGCGATACCCAAGCTGAACCCGCTGGCGTTGGCCGACGTGGCCCAGGCACAGCTGCGCCTGGACCGTCTCGCGCGGCGGGTCGCCCGCACCGATCCGTGGCGCGCCGAACGCGCCGAAGCCCTGGATGCCCAGACCTTCGACACCTGGTTGCGCCGCACCACCTACACCGCGGCCGGGAGGTCGTTCTTCCGGGTGATCACCGAGGCGGTGTTCGCCGCCGGGCCCGAGGACCTGTCCGCGCTGTGGGCGAGCTGCTACCTCGGTGCCGGCGGCGGGGTCGACGCCATGATCGGCGTCGCGGGCGGCGCCCAGCAGGATCGGGTGGTCGGGGGCACCCAAGCGATCGCGATCGCGCTCGCCGGGGAACTCGGTGACCGGGTCGTCCTCGGCAGTCCCGTGTCCGAGGTCGAATGGGACGAGGCCGGTGTGCGGGTCCGGGCCGGCGGCGGCACGGTGCGGGCGCGGCGGGCGGTGGTGGCGGTGCCGCCGCCGTTGGCCGCGCGCATCCGCTTCTCCCCCGGGCTGCCGGGCGACCGCGACCAGCTCGTCCAGCGCATGCCGATGGGCCGGGTCGTCAAAGTCAACGTCGTCTACGACGAACCGTTCTGGCGAGCGGACGGGTTCAGCGGTCAGGCCGTGAGCGACCGGCGGCCGCTGGCAGTGGTCTTCGACAACACCCCGCCCGCCGGTTCCCCCGGCGTACTCGTCGGCTTCCTGGAGGGCCGCCACGCCGACGCCTGTTCGCGGATGGACCATCCGACCCGCCGCGCCCAGGTCATCGACGACCTCGCGGGCTACTTCGGCCCGCGCGCCCGCACGCCGATCGACTACATCGAAAAGGACTGGGCCGACGAGGAATACAGCCGCGGCTGCTACGGCGCGTTCACCGCGCCGGGCACCCTCACCCGCTTCGGGCACGCCCTGCGACCCCCCATCGGCCCCCTGCACTGGGCAGGCACCGAGACCGCGACGCGCTGGGCGGGCTACATCGACGGCGCCGCCGAATCCGGTCACCGGGCCGCGCGGGAGATCGCCGCCGCCCTCGACCCGAGGCACGACGCCGCGCGCCCGTCCGCCCTGCGGTGA
- a CDS encoding TetR/AcrR family transcriptional regulator, whose protein sequence is MTSLRDKHIEDTRRTLLGTAARLFAEREYADLSAEELVRSAGLTRGALYHHFDGKKGLFEAVFDELEHRAAHRIRAAVDTATDPFDRVDRGIEAFLDVCTEPDYRHIVLLQGPIALGWGRWRELDRRHLGGLVLEGARELLGTGLVEPHPPELLASALYGALTEMSMTIAESDDVQRGRADAAALARALLGGLRR, encoded by the coding sequence ATGACGTCGTTGCGTGACAAGCACATCGAGGACACCCGGCGGACGCTGCTCGGCACCGCCGCCCGGCTGTTCGCCGAGCGGGAGTACGCCGACCTGTCCGCCGAGGAACTGGTGCGGTCGGCGGGTTTGACGCGCGGGGCGCTGTATCACCACTTCGACGGCAAGAAGGGATTGTTCGAAGCCGTCTTCGACGAGCTGGAACACCGGGCGGCGCACCGTATCCGGGCCGCGGTGGACACCGCGACCGACCCGTTCGACCGCGTCGACCGCGGCATCGAAGCCTTCCTCGACGTGTGCACCGAGCCCGACTACCGCCACATCGTCCTGCTCCAGGGGCCGATCGCGCTCGGATGGGGGCGGTGGCGCGAGCTGGACCGGCGCCACCTCGGTGGCCTGGTCCTCGAGGGTGCCCGGGAGCTGCTCGGCACCGGCCTGGTCGAGCCGCACCCCCCGGAACTGCTCGCCAGCGCCCTGTACGGCGCGCTGACCGAAATGTCGATGACCATCGCCGAATCCGACGACGTCCAGCGGGGCCGAGCCGACGCCGCCGCGCTGGCCCGCGCACTGCTGGGCGGGCTCCGGCGCTGA